Proteins co-encoded in one Chaetodon auriga isolate fChaAug3 chromosome 9, fChaAug3.hap1, whole genome shotgun sequence genomic window:
- the gpc2 gene encoding glypican-2, protein MDTRLSFPRYTLLVLLCTVCALSGTRSPVAAAGRSCADTRQVYAEKGYSTGTAPLTQISGEHLRLCPQDYTCCSSQMEETLALQSERDFLKAVEENSQFLLTTFTQRHRRFDEFFRELIDLSEKSMNQMFTKTYGRLFTQNALVFQELFVELRRYYSGGSVSLSEVLSDFWSRLVERVFSLVNPQYQFSEDYLECVSKHAEQLQPFGDVPRKLRVQVSRAFIAARALSQGLATGRDIVNKATKLTADSECVRGLMRQWYCPLCRGMPALRPCHSLCLNVMKGCLANQADLDTEWNNFIDALYQVSEKLEGPFNMELAADSISVKVSEAIMHMQENSVSISTKVFQGCGSPRPTPGRSKRSPKESGGSRRPFRTYSPEEKPTTAAGTNLDRLVTELKERLRPMRGFWVSLPHTICNDEKMAADVTNEDRCWNGQTRGRYLPDVTGDGLVSQINNPEVEVDIARPDVRTRQLIMELRVVTNKLRNAQSGQDMDFMDSEEGSGSGGADHGERYNDDWPGYGPYSPPYNKPPRNPAASPAKPPRIRERNGSKWNRNNGHGRVRSAASQLPFSLVPLLSLPFVVTVAPMWR, encoded by the exons ATGGATACCCGGCTATCCTTCCCCAGGTACAcgctgctggtgctgctctgCACGGTCTGTGCACTGTCGGGGACCCGGAGCCCCGTGGCTGCTGCGGGGAGGAGCTGCGCCGACACCCGGCAGGTGTACGCGGAGAAGGGGTACAGCACAGGAACCGCACCGCTGACTCAAATCTCCG GTGAGCACCTGCGGCTCTGCCCTCAGGACTACACCTGCTGCTCCAGCCAGATGGAGGAGACGCTGGCCCTCCAGAGCGAGAGGGACTTCCTCAAAGCTGTCGAAGAGAACAGCCAGTTCCTTCTGACCACGTTTACCCAGAGACACCGCAGGTTTGACG agttCTTCAGAGAGCTTATAGACTTATCAGAGAAGTCTATGAACCAGATGTTTACCAAGACCTACGGCCGGCTCTTCACCCAGAATGCACTCGTCTTCCAGGAGCTGTTTGTGGAGCTGCGCAGATATTATTCTG GGGGCAGTGTAAGTCTGTCAGAGGTTCTCTCAGACTTCTGGTCCAGACTGGTGGAGCGAGTCTTCTCTCTGGTTAACCCCCAGTACCAGTTCAGTGAGGACTACCTGGAGTGCGTCAGCAAACAcgctgagcagctgcagccgtTCGGGGATGTGCCGCGCAAACTGCGTGTTCAA GTTTCGAGGGCTTTCATTGCCGCCCGAGCACTATCTCAGGGCTTGGCTACTGGTCGGGATATTGTTAACAAAGCTACAAAG ctgactgCAGactcagagtgtgtgcgtgggcTGATGCGTCAGTGGTACTGCCCTCTGTGTCGGGGCATGCCCGCCCTGCGGCCCTGCCACTCCCTGTGCCTTAACGTGATGAAGGGCTGCTTAGCCAATCAGGCTGACCTGGACACCGAATGGAACAATTTTATTG ATGCTCTGTACCAGGTTTCAGAGAAGTTGGAGGGGCCGTTCAACATGGAGCTTGCAGCCGACTCCATCTCCGTGAAGGTGTCGGAAGccatcatgcacatgcaggaaaaCAGCGTCAGCATCTCCACCAAG GTGTTCCAAGGTTGTGGAAGCCCCAGGCCAACTCCAGGACGGTCCAAACGCTCACCCAAAGAGTCAGGGGGCAGCAGGAGGCCCTTCCGCACGTACAGCCCGGAGGAGAAAcccaccactgctgctggcaCCAACCTGGACCGACTG GTTACTGAGCTGAAGGAGCGACTGAGGCCCATGCGTGGCTTCTGGGTGTCCCTCCCACACACCATCTGCAACGATGAGAAGATGGCTGCCGACGTCACTAATGAAGACCGCTGCTGGAACGGGCAGACCCGGGGGAG GTACCTCCCGGATGTGACAGGCGACGGGCTGGTCAGCCAGATCAACAACCCCGAGGTGGAAGTGGACATTGCCAGGCCAGATGTGAGGACCAGACAGCTGATCATGGAGCTGAGGGTGGTGACCAACAAGCTGAGAAACGCTCAGAGTGGACAGGACATGGACTTCATGGACA GTGAGGAGGGCAGTGGCTCAGGAGGCGCAGATCACGGTGAAAGGTACAATGATGATTGGCCAGGTTATGGGCCTTACTCTCCCCCTTACAACAAACCCCCTCGTAACCCCGCTGCCAGCCCCGCGAAGCCGCCTCGAATCCGAGAACGAAACGGGTCCAAGTGGAACAGGAACAACGGCCACGGCCGGGTCCGATCTGCAGCCAGCCAGCTCCCTTTCTCCCTGGTTCCTTTGTTGTCTTTGCCTTTTGTGGTCACTGTTGCCCCCATGTGGAGATAG